One segment of Solanum lycopersicum chromosome 1, SLM_r2.1 DNA contains the following:
- the LOC778279 gene encoding sucrose-phosphatase 1 isoform X2, whose translation MPSLKLRFNFSGFHHCCNCCSTPKIPSFTSFQSEANIKSTMDRLTSAARLMIVSDLDYTMIDHHDPENLSLLRFNALWEANYRENSLLVFSTGRSPTLYKELRKEKPMLTPDITIMSVGTEITYGNSMLPDDGWEAFLNDKWDRKIVTEETKKFTELTLQSETEQRPHKVSFYVPKDKAQDIMKTLSKRLEERGLDVKLIYSGGMALDILPQGAGKGQALVYLLKKLKSEGKLPNNTLVCGDSGNDAELFSIPDVYGVMVSNAQEELLQWHAANAKDNPKVIHATERCAAGIIQAIGRFNLGPSTSPRDVTDMSDSKMENFVPAYEFVKFYLFFEKWRRGEIENSDLYLSNLKAVCRPSGTFVHPSGVEKSLEECVNTLKKCHGDKKGKQYRIWVDQVLPTRVGSDSWLVSFKKWELCGEERQCCITTVLLSSKNVTVADGLNWTHVHQTWLQGVESASDSTTWFF comes from the exons ATGCCTTCTCTTAAGCTAAGATTCAATTTTTCAGGTTTCCATCACTGCTGCAACTGCTGCTCCACTCCCAAAATCCCTTCTTTCACTTCATTTCAG AGTGAAGCTAATATTAAATCAACCATGGATCGGCTAACCAGTGCAGCACGTCTCATGATAGTTTCAGATCTTGACTATACAATG ATTGATCATCATGATCCCGAGAACCTCTCTCTGCTTAGGTTCAATGCTTTATGGGAAGCCAATTACCGCGAAAACTCCTTGTTAGTGTTCTCAACTGGGAGATCGCCAACACTTTATAAGGAGTTGAGAAAAGAGAAGCCCATGCTAACTCCAGATATTACCATTATGTCTGTCGGGACTGAAATAACATATGGGAACTCTATGTTGCCAGATGATGGTTGGGAAGCATTTTTAAATGACAAATGGGATCGGAAAATAGTGACAGAGGAAACGAAAAAATTTACTGAACTCACACTTCAG TCAGAAACGGAGCAACGACCTCACAAGGTCAGTTTCTACGTTCCAAAAGACAAGGCTCAAGATATAATGAAAACTCTTTCCAAACGCTTGGAAGAACGTGGG CTTGATGTCAAATTAATTTACAGTGGAGGGATGGCTTTAGATATTTTGCCGCAAGGTGCTGGCAAAGGACAAGCACTCGTGTATTTGCTGAAGAAATTAAAGAGTGAGGGGAAATTACCAAACAACACGCTTGTCTGTGGTGACTCTGGAAATGATGCTGAGCTTTTCAGCATCCCGGATGTTTACGGTGTGATG GTATCGAATGCACAGGAGGAATTATTACAATGGCATGCTGCAAATGCGAAAGATAATCCGAAAGTAATTCATGCAACAGAGAGATGTGCTGCGGGTATAATACAAGCCATTGGGCGTTTCAACCTGGGACCAAGTACCTCTCCTAGAGACGTTACCGATATGTCAGACAGTAAGATGGAGAATTTTGTTCCTGCTTATGAATTCGTCAAATTTTACCTGTTTTTCGAGAAATGGAGGCGTGGAGAGATAGAGAATTCTGACCTTTACTTGTCGAACCTGAAAGCAGTTTGT AGACCATCTGGTACTTTTGTGCACCCGTCTGGAGTTGAGAAATCTCTTGAGGAATGCGTAAATACATTGAAGAAGTGTCATGGCGACAAAAAGGGTAAACAATATCGAATTTGGGTTGATCAAGTCTTACCTACACGGGTTGGTTCAGATTCATGGCTAGTAAGTTTCAAGAAATGGGAGCTTTGCG GTGAAGAGAGACAATGTTGTATAACTACAGTCTTATTAAGCTCAAAG AATGTGACTGTTGCAGACGGGCTCAATTGGACACACGTGCATCAGACTTGGCTGCAGGGCGTGGAGTCAGCAAGTGACTCCACGACCTGGTTCTTCTAG
- the PMEI gene encoding pectin methylesterase inhibitor precursor, whose product MAPLTKITFLVIAISFFLTIPSNAFDYTLKVALSTPITPKTPIIPKPKLPAPKVVAVSQNVPAFVKASLVSTMAKTQDFIKNVIDKRLASSAPIDHYKKDCFKTCKEVYEDAIDSMKKATQDVKELNYYKANMDIGASYTYLDTCRDCIVDTKDNEPAFEQFDRWAKAIASDCLSKVSKEYYKN is encoded by the coding sequence ATGGCTCctctaacaaaaataacatttctTGTTATTGCAAtttccttcttcctcacaattCCATCAAATGCATTTGATTATACATTAAAAGTAGCTCTTTCTACTCCAATTACTCCAAAAACTCCTATCATTCCAAAACCCAAACTTCCAGCACCAAAGGTCGTTGCTGTAAGTCAAAACGTACCGGCATTTGTTAAGGCGTCATTGGTTAGCACAATGGCCAAGACACAAGATTTTATCAAGAATGTAATTGATAAAAGATTGGCTTCAAGTGCACCAATAGATCATTACAAAAAAGATTGTTTTAAAACATGCAAAGAGGTGTATGAAGATGCAATTGATTCAATGAAAAAGGCAACACAAGATGTTAAAGAACTAAATTATTACAAAGCAAATATGGATATTGGTGCATCATATACATACCTTGACACTTGTCGTGATTGTATTGTTGATACAAAAGATAATGAGCCTGCCTTTGAACAATTTGATAGGTGGGCAAAAGCAATTGCTAGTGATTGTCTTAGCAAAGTTTCTAAAGAAtactataaaaattaa
- the LOC104646356 gene encoding uncharacterized protein yields MSTTNAIILNIKPKTLSKNLFLNGILCKTLVFLTLILYLIYLFLSSSSTTTTTSLLQFSPSKNIIKSSKQYYFNSNNIKTNISHLVFGIAASSNTWGKKKHYINSWWKPNITKGYLFLDRTPNDEHLPWPNISPPYRISSDNSRYMPYNKHGMPFAIRMVRVIEETFMEEHDSSTVRWYVMADDDTVLMIENLVNVLSKYDHMKYYYVGMNSECIVSNFGMSFQMAFGGAGYALSYPLAQALAKNMDTCIKRYPYLYGSDHILQACIADLGVTITLEKGFHQIDLRRDISGFLSAHPQSPFISLHHLDLVSPIFPSMNHYDALNHLMKAASVDQSRLLQQSVCYNKIHNWTFSVSWGYSVQIYDKIIPQSYLQTPIETFGEWRKGAWPPYMFNIRKFNNYSSCGEVPNILFFDSFEGTKLNHFVTTYVKKNHRICANNDDDDHSSNGVMKVHVFSPMDKLHVGDGNRKECCDIIQPIGMDSMAIKLRTCMKHEIIA; encoded by the exons ATGTCTACTACTAATGCCATTATCCTAAATATTAAACCAAAAACTTTGTCCAAAAACTTGTTCTTGAATGGAATTTTATGCAAAACCCTAGTTTTCTTAACCCTAATTCTATATCTTATATACCTTTtcttatcatcatcatcaacaacaacaacaacatcccTATTACAATTTTCCCCCTCAAAAAACAtcatcaaatcatcaaaacaatattattttaattcaaataatatcaaaactAATATTAGCCATTTAGTTTTTGGAATTGCAGCCTCATCAAACACATGgggtaaaaaaaaacattacataAATTCTTGGTGGAAACCAAATATAACTAAGGGTTATCTTTTCTTAGATAGAACCCCAAATGATGAACACTTACCATGGCCTAATATCTCTCCTCCTTATAGAATTTCTAGTGACAATTCGCGGTACATGCCTTACAACAAACATGGAATGCCATTCGCGATTAGAATGGTGAGAGTGATTGAGGAAACGTTCATGGAAGAACATGACTCTAGTACTGTTAGATGGTACGTTATGGCTGACGATGACACTGTATTGATGATTGAAAATTTGGTCAATGTGTTATCAAAGTATGATCATATGAAATACTATTATGTTGGGATGAATTCAGAGTGTATTGTGAGTAATTTTGGAATGTCATTTCAAATGGCATTTGGTGGTGCTGGTTATGCATTGAGTTACCCTTTAGCACAAGCTTTGGCTAAGAATATGGATACTTGTATTAAAAGGTATCCATATTTGTATGGAAGTGATCATATTTTACAAGCTTGTATTGCTGATTTAGGAGTCACTATTACACTAGAAAAAGGGTTTCATCAA ATCGACTTGCGTCGCGATATATCAGGATTTTTATCGGCTCATCCACAATCACCATTTATATCACTCCATCATCTTGACTTAGTATCACCAATTTTTCCTTCAATGAACCATTATGATGCCTTGAATCATCTAATGAAAGCAGCAAGTGTTGATCAATCTAGACTATTACAACAAAGTGTATGTTACAATAAGATACACAATTGGACATTTTCAGTATCATGGGGATATTCAGTACAAATTTATGACAAAATTATACCACAAAGTTATCTTCAAACTCCAATTGAGACATTTGGTGAATGGAGAAAAGGTGCATGGCCACCTTATATGTTTAATATtagaaaattcaataattattcTTCATGTGGTGAAGTtccaaatattttgttttttgattcTTTTGAGGGTACTAAGTTGAATCATTttgtgacaacatatgtcaaGAAAAATCATAGGATTTGTGccaataatgatgatgatgatcattcTTCTAATGGTGTCATGAAAGTTCATGTGTTTTCACCTATGGATAAGCTTCATGTGGGG GATGGTAATAGAAAAGAATGTTGTGACATTATTCAACCAATTGGAATGGACTCAATGGCCATCAAACTAAGGACTTGTATGAAACATGAAATTATtgcttga
- the LOC101264148 gene encoding uncharacterized protein, protein MTKQIVLRAPSSLSIDRRRQPLLSNQDTSSRGGVRKARLAEVAGGTTAECAAVCCCCPCGLVNLLVMAIYKLPAGLCRKALRRKRRRRLMKKKILQSQCSSCDDSDLSIHHIDGATTLAVVDGGNSLKSDKDVVALEKEMWSKFYGAGFWRSPSQKSDM, encoded by the coding sequence ATGACAAAGCAAATAGTGCTGCGTGCACCTTCATCCCTTTCAATCGATCGTCGCCGTCAACCTCTGTTATCAAACCAAGACACATCATCACGAGGTGGTGTTCGAAAAGCACGATTAGCAGAGGTCGCCGGCGGAACAACAGCGGAATGCGCCGCCGTTTGCTGTTGTTGTCCATGTGGACTCGTTAACCTCCTCGTAATGGCGATTTACAAACTTCCGGCGGGTCTTTGCCGGAAAGCATTACGAAGAAAACGCCGTCGCCGGTTAATGAAAAAGAAGATTCTACAATCACAATGTAGTAGCTGTGATGATTCAGATCTTTCGATTCATCACATCGACGGAGCCACCACACTTGCGGTGGTTGACGGCGGCAATAGCTTAAAATCCGATAAAGATGTGGTGGCGTTGGAGAAGGAAATGTGGAGTAAATTTTATGGGGCTGGATTTTGGAGAAGTCCCTCTCAAAAGAGTGACatgtaa
- the LOC778279 gene encoding sucrose-phosphatase 1 isoform X1, whose protein sequence is MPSLKLRFNFSGFHHCCNCCSTPKIPSFTSFQSEANIKSTMDRLTSAARLMIVSDLDYTMIDHHDPENLSLLRFNALWEANYRENSLLVFSTGRSPTLYKELRKEKPMLTPDITIMSVGTEITYGNSMLPDDGWEAFLNDKWDRKIVTEETKKFTELTLQSETEQRPHKVSFYVPKDKAQDIMKTLSKRLEERGVRCDNSKMMLDVKLIYSGGMALDILPQGAGKGQALVYLLKKLKSEGKLPNNTLVCGDSGNDAELFSIPDVYGVMVSNAQEELLQWHAANAKDNPKVIHATERCAAGIIQAIGRFNLGPSTSPRDVTDMSDSKMENFVPAYEFVKFYLFFEKWRRGEIENSDLYLSNLKAVCRPSGTFVHPSGVEKSLEECVNTLKKCHGDKKGKQYRIWVDQVLPTRVGSDSWLVSFKKWELCGEERQCCITTVLLSSKNVTVADGLNWTHVHQTWLQGVESASDSTTWFF, encoded by the exons ATGCCTTCTCTTAAGCTAAGATTCAATTTTTCAGGTTTCCATCACTGCTGCAACTGCTGCTCCACTCCCAAAATCCCTTCTTTCACTTCATTTCAG AGTGAAGCTAATATTAAATCAACCATGGATCGGCTAACCAGTGCAGCACGTCTCATGATAGTTTCAGATCTTGACTATACAATG ATTGATCATCATGATCCCGAGAACCTCTCTCTGCTTAGGTTCAATGCTTTATGGGAAGCCAATTACCGCGAAAACTCCTTGTTAGTGTTCTCAACTGGGAGATCGCCAACACTTTATAAGGAGTTGAGAAAAGAGAAGCCCATGCTAACTCCAGATATTACCATTATGTCTGTCGGGACTGAAATAACATATGGGAACTCTATGTTGCCAGATGATGGTTGGGAAGCATTTTTAAATGACAAATGGGATCGGAAAATAGTGACAGAGGAAACGAAAAAATTTACTGAACTCACACTTCAG TCAGAAACGGAGCAACGACCTCACAAGGTCAGTTTCTACGTTCCAAAAGACAAGGCTCAAGATATAATGAAAACTCTTTCCAAACGCTTGGAAGAACGTGGGGTACGATGCGACAATAGCAAAATGATG CTTGATGTCAAATTAATTTACAGTGGAGGGATGGCTTTAGATATTTTGCCGCAAGGTGCTGGCAAAGGACAAGCACTCGTGTATTTGCTGAAGAAATTAAAGAGTGAGGGGAAATTACCAAACAACACGCTTGTCTGTGGTGACTCTGGAAATGATGCTGAGCTTTTCAGCATCCCGGATGTTTACGGTGTGATG GTATCGAATGCACAGGAGGAATTATTACAATGGCATGCTGCAAATGCGAAAGATAATCCGAAAGTAATTCATGCAACAGAGAGATGTGCTGCGGGTATAATACAAGCCATTGGGCGTTTCAACCTGGGACCAAGTACCTCTCCTAGAGACGTTACCGATATGTCAGACAGTAAGATGGAGAATTTTGTTCCTGCTTATGAATTCGTCAAATTTTACCTGTTTTTCGAGAAATGGAGGCGTGGAGAGATAGAGAATTCTGACCTTTACTTGTCGAACCTGAAAGCAGTTTGT AGACCATCTGGTACTTTTGTGCACCCGTCTGGAGTTGAGAAATCTCTTGAGGAATGCGTAAATACATTGAAGAAGTGTCATGGCGACAAAAAGGGTAAACAATATCGAATTTGGGTTGATCAAGTCTTACCTACACGGGTTGGTTCAGATTCATGGCTAGTAAGTTTCAAGAAATGGGAGCTTTGCG GTGAAGAGAGACAATGTTGTATAACTACAGTCTTATTAAGCTCAAAG AATGTGACTGTTGCAGACGGGCTCAATTGGACACACGTGCATCAGACTTGGCTGCAGGGCGTGGAGTCAGCAAGTGACTCCACGACCTGGTTCTTCTAG